A window of the Hordeum vulgare subsp. vulgare chromosome 5H, MorexV3_pseudomolecules_assembly, whole genome shotgun sequence genome harbors these coding sequences:
- the LOC123398538 gene encoding protein disulfide isomerase-like 2-3, whose product MRPAILAALLLLLAAAASPAAALYSAGSPVLQLNPNNFKKVLNANGVVLVEFFAPWCGHCKQLTPIWEKAAGVLKGVATVAALDADAHKELAQQYGIRGFPTIKVFLPGKPPVDYEGARDVKPIVNFALSQVKGLLRDRLDGKASGGSSSKTSGGSSEKKNEPNESVELNSSNFDELVIKSKDLWIVEFFAPWCGHCKKLAPEWKRAAKNLKGQVKLGHVDCDSDKSLMSKYKVEGFPTILVFGADKDSPFPYQGARAASAIESFALEQLEANAAPPEVSELTSADVMEEKCASAAICFVSFLPDILDSKAEGRNKYLELLLSVAEKFKKSPYSFVWAGAGKQADLEKQVGVGGYGYPAMVALNVKKGAYAPLRSAFELAEITEFVKEAGRGGKGNLPLEGAPTVVQSEPWDGKDGEVIEEDEFSLEELMADSSAPNDEL is encoded by the exons ATGCGTCCGGCCATCCTCGccgccctcctccttctcctcgccgccgcggcctCCCCGGCGGCCGCGCTCTACTCCGCCGGCTCCCCGGTCCTCCAGCTCAACCCCAACAACTTCAAGAAG GTGTTGAACGCGAACGGGGTGGTGCTGGTGGAGTTCTTCGCGCCGTGGTGCGGGCACTGCAAGCAGCTGACGCCGATTTGGGAGAAGGCCGCCGGCGTCCTCAAGGGCGTCGCCACAGTCGCCGCGCTCGACGCCGACGCGCACAAGGAGCTTGCGCAG CAATATGGAATACGGGGATTCCCAACCATAAAAGTATTTCTCCCTGGCAAGCCGCCAGTGGATTATGAAGGAGCAAGAGATGTAAAGCCCATTGTAAATTTTGCTCTGTCGCAG GTCAAAGGTCTTCTCAGAGATAGGTTGGATGGTAAGGCATCAGGAGGTTCAAGTAGCAAAACCTCTGGTGGCTCAAGTGAGAAGAAAAACGAACCAAATGAATCAGTAGAATTGAATTCGAGTAACTTTGACGAACTCGTTATCAAAAGCAAGGATCTTTGGATTGTCGAGTTCTTTGCACCATG GTGTGGGCACTGCAAGAAATTGGCTCCTGAATGGAAAAGGGCTGCAAAGAACTTGAAGGGTCAAGTGAAACTAGGCCATGTTGATTGTGACTCTGATAAG TCCTTGATGAGCAAGTACAAGGTAGAAGGTTTTCCAACTATTTTGGTATTTGGTGCCGATAAGGACAGCCCGTTCCCCTACCAGGGGGCTAGAGCTGCTTCTGCTATCGAGTCCTTCGCGTTGGAGCAGCTGGAAGCGAACGCTGCACCACCTGAAGTTTCTGAGTTGACTAGCGCA GATGTGATGGAAGAGAAGTGTGCTTCTGCTGCCATTTGCTTTGTGTCTTTCCTTCCAGACATCCTGGACTCAAAGGCAGAAGGAAGAAACAAGTACCTTGAGCTGCTACTATCTGTTGCTGAGAAATTTAAGAAGAGTCCATACAG TTTTGTCTGGGCAGGCGCCGGCAAGCAAGCTGATCTGGAGAAGCAGGTCGGAGTCGGTGGCTATGGCTATCCAGCCATGGTCGCTCTCAACGTGAAGAAAGGCGCATACGCTCCGCTCCGTAGCGCCTTCGAGCTCGCCGAAATCAC CGAGTTTGTGAAGGAGGCAGGGCGCGGCGGAAAGGGCAACCTTCCTCTGGAGGGCGCCCCGACGGTGGTCCAGTCGGAACCATGGGACGGCAAGGATGGAGAGGTCATCGAGGAGGACGAGTTCTCGCTCGAGGAGCTCATGGCGGACAGCTCTGCGCCCAACGACGAGTTGTGA